In Macadamia integrifolia cultivar HAES 741 chromosome 5, SCU_Mint_v3, whole genome shotgun sequence, a single window of DNA contains:
- the LOC122079162 gene encoding CLAVATA3/ESR (CLE)-related protein 25-like, whose translation MGCGGGSLRVFLISLVFVSFIGFLLVEVQGSGGSKTKTITTSPTGSFKQLELIGTNGPVVHTDVDINYMSKRRVPNGPDPIHNRRAGNSKQPPGRA comes from the exons atGGGTTGTGGTGGTGGGTCTTTGAGGGTCTTCCTTATATCTCTTGTATTTGTTAGTTTTATTGGATTTTTGTTGGTTGAGGTCCAAGGAAGTGGAGGTTCCAAAACAAAAACTATTACTACATCTCCAACAGGAAGTTTCAAGCAATTGGAGCTGATAGGAACAAATGGACCTGTTGTTCATACAGATGTAGACATCAATTACATGAGCAAGAGAAGGGTTCCTAATGGTCCTGATCCCATTCACAACAG GAGAGCCGGGAATTCTAAACAGCCACCCGGCCGAGCTTAA